The DNA window CGCCAGGAGCCGTGCGGCGAGCGAGCGATAGCCGTCCAGCCCGAGCAGCCGGGACAACCGCAGCAGGACCAGGGCGCCGACCCCATTGGGCGACGGCGTGGGCGAATCCTGGAGCGGCCTGTAGGGCGTACTCAGCCCGGCCTCGTCGCTCTTCCCCGCGTCGCGGAATCCCGGATCCTCCCAGAAGTCACGGAGCGCGGCGTCCGTGACGTCCCGTGCAATGCGCAGATAGCGGGTCCGGCCGGTGACCTCGTACGCGTCGAGGAGGGCCTGCGCCATCTGCACCTGATCGTCGGCCAGACGCAATCCGTCCCCGCCCAGGACGTGGACGAACCCGCGCCCCGGCGCATACCCCTCGGCGATGAACCGCTCCAGCGAGCGCAGCGCCGGATCGCGGTACGCCGGTTCGTCCAGCGCGGCGGAGGCCGTCAGGAAGGCCGAGATGGCCAGGCCGTTCCAGTTCGCATAGCAGGCGGTGTCCACGTAGGGCGCCGGGCGGCGGCTGCGGGCCTCGGCGAGTTTGCGGCGGCCCGAGGCGAGGAGGGTGTGGACCTCCTCCACCGGGCGCCCGGTCAGGGCGGCGACGACGTCCGTATCGCGGTCGACGAAAAGGACGTGCCGGCCGTCGCCGGGCATCTCGCCCCGGCCGCGCAGGTGGTAGTGCTCGGCCAGGACGGTGAACTCGTCCGCCGAGAGGACCTCCTTCGCCTCCGCCTCCGTCCAGGTGAAGTAGCCGCCGTCGTCGCCGGGACCCGCGTCGGCATCCTGGCTGCCGAAGAATCCCCCCTGCCGGGGATCGGCCAGCACGGCGGCCATGAAGGTCGCCGTGTCGCGGGCCACGGCCGCGAAGAGCGGATGGCCGGTGGCCTGGAAAGCCTGGGCGTAGTTCGCGAGCAGTCCGGCGTTGTCGGGGAGCATCTTCTCGAAGTGGGGGACGATCCAGCGGGCGTCGGTCGCGTAGCGGTGGAACCCGCCCCCGAGCTGGTCGTGGATACCGCCGCGGGCCATCTTCTCCAGCGTGCGCACCGCCATCTCGAGGAAATCGTTCTGCCCCGTGCGGGCAGAGACGCGCAACAGGAAGGCCAGCGTGGAAGGATGGGGGAACTTGGGCGCGCCGCCGAAGCCCCCCTCCACGGGATCGTAGAGGCGGCGGATCGAGGCCAGCGCCGTCTCCAGGTGCCCGGGGTCCAGGGGCCCGCCGGCCTGCGGGCCGGCCAGCACGGCGGCCAGCTGGCGGTGCAGCTGCTCCGCGGCCCCCACCGCCTCGTCCCTGCGGTCGCGGTAGTAGGCGGCG is part of the Armatimonadota bacterium genome and encodes:
- a CDS encoding thioredoxin domain-containing protein, with translation MSPNRLADARSAYLRGAAHQPVAWLPWSEEAFRRARTEDKPILLDIGAVWCHWCHVIDQESYDDPDVARIINEHFVPIKVDRDERPDIDARYQNAVSAITGQGGWPLTAFLTPDGKVFFGGTYFPKDDAYGRPGFRRVLLSVAAYYRDRRDEAVGAAEQLHRQLAAVLAGPQAGGPLDPGHLETALASIRRLYDPVEGGFGGAPKFPHPSTLAFLLRVSARTGQNDFLEMAVRTLEKMARGGIHDQLGGGFHRYATDARWIVPHFEKMLPDNAGLLANYAQAFQATGHPLFAAVARDTATFMAAVLADPRQGGFFGSQDADAGPGDDGGYFTWTEAEAKEVLSADEFTVLAEHYHLRGRGEMPGDGRHVLFVDRDTDVVAALTGRPVEEVHTLLASGRRKLAEARSRRPAPYVDTACYANWNGLAISAFLTASAALDEPAYRDPALRSLERFIAEGYAPGRGFVHVLGGDGLRLADDQVQMAQALLDAYEVTGRTRYLRIARDVTDAALRDFWEDPGFRDAGKSDEAGLSTPYRPLQDSPTPSPNGVGALVLLRLSRLLGLDGYRSLAARLLAAFVPGLAPHAVYASTLFIALDHLLYEPAHIAIVGAPDDPRTQALHGAALRAWRPGRLISHHRADGEEDVPVPEAARAMLGHARVPTAFVCAGAFCAPPVTTPQALVETLAAFRGS